Proteins found in one Quercus robur chromosome 2, dhQueRobu3.1, whole genome shotgun sequence genomic segment:
- the LOC126715817 gene encoding (DL)-glycerol-3-phosphatase 2: MANSSGKGPITHVIFDMDGLLLDTEKYYTEVQEIILARYNKPFDWSLKAKMMGMKAIEAARVFVEETGISDSLTAEGFLVEREAMLQNLFPNSELMPGASRLIKHLHAKGIPICLATGSHRRHFELKTQRHGELFSLMHHVVLGDDPEVKQGKPSPDIFLAASKRFEGGPVDSHKFLVFEDAPSGVNAAKNAGMSVVMVPDPRLDSSYRATADQVLSSLLDFNPEDWGLPPFEVTAS; the protein is encoded by the exons ATGGCCAATTCCTCCGGCAAAGGACCCATCACCCACGTCATCTTCGACATGGACGGTCTCCTGCTCG ATACTGAGAAGTACTATACTGAAGTCCAGGAAATTATACTTGCTAGGTATAATAAGCCATTTGATTGGTCCCTGAAGGCAAAAATGATGGGAATGAAAGCAATAGAAGCTGCTCGGGTCTTTGTCGAAGAGACTGGGATCAGTGATTCTCTTACTGCTGAGGGCTTTCTTGTAGAAAGAGAGGCCATGCTGCAGAATTTGTTTCCCAATAGTGAGCTTATGCCAG GGGCTAGCCGCCTGATCAAACATCTTCATGCAAAAGGAATACCAATTTGCTTGGCAACAGG TTCTCACAGGCGGCATTTTGAATTGAAAACACAAAGACATGGTGAACTCTTTTCGTTGATGCATCATGTTGTTCTTGGAGATGATCCAGAAGTTAAACAAGGCAAGCCATCACCAGATATATTCCTTGCTGCTTCCAAGAGATTTGAG GGTGGCCCTGTAGATTCACATAAATTTCTTGTATTTGAAGATGCACCATCTGGAGTTAATGCTGCTAAGAATGCTGGGAT GTCCGTGGTTATGGTTCCAGATCCAAGGCTGGATAGCTCTTATCGTGCCACTGCAGACCAAGTGTTGAGCTCACTGCTGGATTTCAACCCAGAGGATTGGGGTTTGCCTCCATTTGAAGTTACTGCAAGCTAA
- the LOC126715818 gene encoding auxin-responsive protein IAA33 — translation MNSFVAQRQDSLKRRWQERRLMVGATPITSSGPFTMGNPKSNNLIQGFPAGLDDDDLVSTVVPPVTVVLEGRSICQRISLHKHASYQSLAKALRQMFVDIGDSTNGVASSESTDHLDLSNAIPGHLIAYEDMENDLLLAGDLNWKDFVRVAKRIRILPVKSNSRKGRGVA, via the exons atgaatagttttgTTGCTCAAAGACAAGACTCATTGAAAAGAAGATGGCAAGAAAGGAGATTAATGGTTGGTGCAACTCCAATCACTTCTTCTGGACCCTTCACTATGGGAAACCCTAAAAGCAACAATCTTATTCAAGGATTCCCTGCAGGGCTGGATGATGATGATCTCGTTTCCACGGTGGTTCCACCGGTGACAGTCGTGCTCGAAGGCCGTTCGATCTGCCAACGCATCAGTCTTCATAAGCATGCAAGTTACCAAAGCCTAGCTAAGGCCTTGAGGCAGATGTTTGTGGATATTGGTGACAGTACTAATGGAGTCGCTAGTTCGGAGAGCACTGATCATCTTGATCTGTCTAATGCTATTCCTGGTCATCTCATTGCTTATGAAGACATGGAAAATGATCTCCTTCTTGCCGGTGACCTTAATTGGAA GGATTTTGTACGAGTGGCTAAGAGAATTCGAATACTGCCAGTGAAGTCAAACTCAAGGAAGGGAAGAGGAGTGGCATAG